The proteins below are encoded in one region of Dehalococcoidales bacterium:
- the cobU gene encoding bifunctional adenosylcobinamide kinase/adenosylcobinamide-phosphate guanylyltransferase, with amino-acid sequence MTSILLTGGARSGKSRLAQEMAQKAGGEVLFVATAEAGDDEMERRIKAHRQSRPEEWRTLEVTGHVGKNITKNLGGAKTVIIDCVTLLVSNVFGRFGEEPEAEKVERAVAAEIDELCDCISSTDADFIIVTNEVGLGIIPGDRVSRLYRDLLGRANQMLAGRVDEVYLMVSGIPVTVKGRG; translated from the coding sequence TTGACCAGTATACTGCTTACCGGGGGGGCACGGAGCGGGAAGAGCCGGCTGGCGCAGGAAATGGCGCAGAAGGCGGGCGGCGAGGTATTGTTCGTGGCGACGGCCGAGGCCGGGGATGACGAAATGGAAAGGCGCATCAAGGCGCACCGGCAGTCCCGCCCTGAAGAGTGGCGAACGCTGGAAGTCACGGGGCATGTCGGTAAAAATATTACTAAAAATCTCGGCGGGGCCAAGACGGTAATCATCGACTGCGTTACCCTGCTGGTCAGCAACGTGTTCGGTCGCTTCGGGGAAGAGCCGGAGGCTGAAAAGGTGGAAAGAGCGGTGGCGGCGGAAATCGATGAGCTGTGCGACTGCATCAGCAGCACGGACGCGGACTTCATCATCGTCACTAACGAGGTGGGGCTGGGCATTATACCGGGGGACAGGGTGAGCCGTTTATACCGGGACCTGCTGGGCCGGGCCAACCAGATGCTGGCGGGGCGGGTGGACGAGGTATATTTGATGGTGTCCGGGATACCGGTTACGGTGAAGGGGCGGGGATAA